The following proteins are co-located in the Eleginops maclovinus isolate JMC-PN-2008 ecotype Puerto Natales chromosome 1, JC_Emac_rtc_rv5, whole genome shotgun sequence genome:
- the r3hdml gene encoding R3H domain containing-like isoform X1: MKSRAERRCSFNLPLFLPRRPEMAAACVQLLLAASLWRTPHTDAAAAAAAAPLNLSRAAAETQSDFRMLGVAVSRRKRDISSREINALLDYHNRVRSQVFPPAANMEFMLWDEELAKSADSWASRCVWDHGPSQAIRYMGQNLSITSGRYQSITDLVRSWYEERHHFSYPNRCSGAVCSHYTQMVWASTNKVGCAVRKCSNVNVYGNTWKETTLLVCNYSVKGNWVGEAPYKSGKPCSVCPSSYGGSCWRNQCSPKTKPRRLTRL, translated from the exons ATGAAG AGTCGTGCAGAGAGGAGGTGCAGCTTCaacctccccctcttcctcccccgcAGGCCTGAGATGGCTGCAGCTTGTGTTCAGCTGCTCTTGGCTGCCTCCCTGTGGAGGACGCCTCACacggatgctgctgctgctgcggctgctgctcctctcaatttgagcagagctgcagctgagacCCAGTCTGACTTCAGGATGCTCGGTGTAGCTGTGAGCAGACGCAAAAGAGACATTTCCTCCAGAGAGATCAACGCGCTGCTGGATTACCACAACCGAGTCCGCTCACAGGTCTTCCCCCCGGCAGCTAACATGGAGTTCATG CTCTGGGATGAGGAGCTCGCTAAGTCCGCAGACTCCTGGGCCTCAAGATGCGTTTGGGATCACGGTCCGTCACAAGCCATAAGATACATGGGCCAAAACCTGTCCATCACCTCAGGAAG GTACCAGTCCATCACTGATCTGGTACGGTCCTGGTACGAGGAGAGGCATCACTTCTCCTACCCGAACAGATGCAGTGGAGCAGTTTGCTCTCACTACACCCAG atGGTTTGGGCGAGCACCAACAAAGTGGGATGCGCCGTCAGGAAGTGCTCCAACGTGAACGTGTATGGAAACACGTGGAAGGAGACGACGCTGCTGGTCTGCAACTACTCTGTAAA gGGAAACTGGGTGGGGGAAGCTCCCTATAAGAGCGGGAAGCCTTGTTCTGTCTGTCCGTCCAGCTATGGCGGCTCCTGCTGGAGAAACCAGTGCTCCCCAAAAACAAAACCCAGAAGGCTTACAAGACTTTAA
- the r3hdml gene encoding R3H domain containing-like isoform X2, translating to MAAACVQLLLAASLWRTPHTDAAAAAAAAPLNLSRAAAETQSDFRMLGVAVSRRKRDISSREINALLDYHNRVRSQVFPPAANMEFMLWDEELAKSADSWASRCVWDHGPSQAIRYMGQNLSITSGRYQSITDLVRSWYEERHHFSYPNRCSGAVCSHYTQMVWASTNKVGCAVRKCSNVNVYGNTWKETTLLVCNYSVKGNWVGEAPYKSGKPCSVCPSSYGGSCWRNQCSPKTKPRRLTRL from the exons ATGGCTGCAGCTTGTGTTCAGCTGCTCTTGGCTGCCTCCCTGTGGAGGACGCCTCACacggatgctgctgctgctgcggctgctgctcctctcaatttgagcagagctgcagctgagacCCAGTCTGACTTCAGGATGCTCGGTGTAGCTGTGAGCAGACGCAAAAGAGACATTTCCTCCAGAGAGATCAACGCGCTGCTGGATTACCACAACCGAGTCCGCTCACAGGTCTTCCCCCCGGCAGCTAACATGGAGTTCATG CTCTGGGATGAGGAGCTCGCTAAGTCCGCAGACTCCTGGGCCTCAAGATGCGTTTGGGATCACGGTCCGTCACAAGCCATAAGATACATGGGCCAAAACCTGTCCATCACCTCAGGAAG GTACCAGTCCATCACTGATCTGGTACGGTCCTGGTACGAGGAGAGGCATCACTTCTCCTACCCGAACAGATGCAGTGGAGCAGTTTGCTCTCACTACACCCAG atGGTTTGGGCGAGCACCAACAAAGTGGGATGCGCCGTCAGGAAGTGCTCCAACGTGAACGTGTATGGAAACACGTGGAAGGAGACGACGCTGCTGGTCTGCAACTACTCTGTAAA gGGAAACTGGGTGGGGGAAGCTCCCTATAAGAGCGGGAAGCCTTGTTCTGTCTGTCCGTCCAGCTATGGCGGCTCCTGCTGGAGAAACCAGTGCTCCCCAAAAACAAAACCCAGAAGGCTTACAAGACTTTAA